One stretch of Methylopila sp. 73B DNA includes these proteins:
- the mdcE gene encoding biotin-independent malonate decarboxylase subunit gamma yields MSADATSRGRTWFEALGRGAPRLDGGPASVLAADVAIGGETVRMISVVTNPENRFPRAREGEVGLDEGWGVAARVREVLGPEQRPILAIVDVPSQAYGRTEELYGIHLACAAAADAYASARLAGHPVVSLVVGRALSGAFLAHGYQANRVVALDDPRISIHAMGKQAAARVTKRTVEQLEKLGEEILPLAYDVRSFAKLGLVHELIGGVDADAPGTADVAKVTERIAAAIADARAGPRDLSSRLTSREARENRAASIRVREALAAQWG; encoded by the coding sequence ATGAGCGCAGACGCGACAAGCCGCGGCCGGACCTGGTTCGAGGCGCTCGGCCGTGGCGCCCCGCGACTCGACGGCGGCCCGGCCTCCGTGCTCGCGGCGGACGTCGCGATCGGCGGCGAGACCGTGCGGATGATCTCGGTCGTCACGAACCCCGAAAACCGCTTCCCGCGGGCGCGCGAGGGCGAGGTCGGGCTCGACGAGGGCTGGGGCGTCGCCGCCCGGGTGCGCGAGGTCTTGGGGCCGGAGCAGCGCCCGATCCTCGCGATCGTCGACGTTCCGAGCCAGGCCTATGGCCGCACCGAAGAGCTCTACGGCATCCACCTCGCCTGCGCCGCGGCGGCCGACGCCTACGCCAGCGCCCGGCTCGCGGGCCATCCCGTGGTGTCGCTGGTGGTGGGGCGCGCGCTGTCGGGGGCGTTTCTGGCCCACGGCTACCAGGCCAACCGCGTGGTGGCGCTCGATGATCCCAGAATCTCGATCCACGCCATGGGCAAGCAGGCCGCCGCCCGGGTGACCAAGCGGACCGTCGAGCAACTGGAGAAGCTTGGCGAGGAGATCCTGCCCCTCGCCTACGACGTGCGGTCCTTCGCGAAGCTCGGGCTGGTGCACGAGCTGATCGGCGGCGTCGACGCCGACGCGCCGGGCACCGCGGACGTCGCCAAGGTTACGGAGCGCATCGCCGCCGCCATCGCCGACGCCAGGGCCGGCCCGCGCGACCTCTCGAGCCGCCTGACGTCTCGGGAAGCGCGGGAGAACCGGGCGGCGTCGATCCGGGTGCGCGAGGCCCTCGCCGCGCAATGGGGGTGA
- a CDS encoding malonate decarboxylase holo-ACP synthase has product MGVRPHDLLRLTTPGALAAVDAPDWVAQSLAAAPWVVVRRAGLTRGRIAVGVRGVSRAERFAAFTAEDAIAERLSPEDLRNHAPSRAHPAFAALAQLGPALDDAGLPWGPAGAAGYELATGRPALTATSDLDLVLRADAATDMRALPAVSEAAARAPLRVDVLVETPGGAVALDELLGGSAEVLLRTPQGPRLASLDELWVAAPC; this is encoded by the coding sequence ATGGGGGTGAGGCCGCACGACCTGCTGCGCCTGACGACGCCGGGCGCGCTCGCCGCCGTCGACGCGCCGGACTGGGTGGCGCAGTCGCTGGCCGCCGCGCCGTGGGTCGTCGTGCGGCGTGCGGGGCTCACGCGGGGCCGGATCGCGGTCGGCGTGCGCGGAGTCTCCCGCGCGGAGCGCTTCGCCGCCTTCACCGCCGAGGACGCGATCGCCGAGCGGCTCAGCCCGGAGGACCTTCGTAATCACGCTCCGTCGCGCGCGCATCCCGCCTTCGCGGCGCTGGCGCAGCTCGGACCCGCCCTCGACGACGCGGGGCTTCCCTGGGGTCCGGCCGGCGCGGCCGGCTACGAACTCGCCACCGGGCGTCCGGCGCTCACCGCGACCAGCGATCTCGACCTCGTGCTGCGCGCCGACGCGGCCACGGACATGCGCGCCCTCCCCGCCGTGTCGGAGGCCGCCGCCCGAGCGCCGCTCCGGGTCGACGTCCTGGTGGAGACGCCGGGCGGCGCGGTCGCGCTGGACGAGTTGCTGGGCGGCTCGGCGGAGGTCCTGCTGCGCACCCCGCAGGGGCCGCGCCTCGCGTCCCTCGACGAGCTTTGGGTCGCAGCGCCATGCTGA
- the mdcH gene encoding malonate decarboxylase subunit epsilon has protein sequence MLRTALLFPGQGSQRPGMLAALPDHPAVHAARDEASAVLGRDWRGLDDADALSRTDGAQLALTIAGVAAARALIAEGAAIDVVAGHSVGAFPAAVVAGALSFEQALALVALRGRLMAESHPQGFGMTAIIGLREAAVARLVEQAREAGPVYLANRNAELQIVVSGAEAALVRVAELALDAGARKAERLNVRTPSHCPLVAPVAERLREALRDVRLSAPAIAYVSARRARPLRTLEAIGDDLATNVAEPVRWRDAARLLGELGMELAFETPAGSTLGDLTAETLPQVRTCALDQVSLRSACVLAVASRG, from the coding sequence ATGCTGAGGACCGCGCTGCTGTTTCCGGGCCAGGGCTCCCAGCGCCCCGGCATGCTCGCCGCCCTCCCCGACCATCCCGCCGTCCACGCCGCGCGCGACGAGGCGAGCGCGGTCCTCGGCCGCGACTGGCGCGGGCTCGACGACGCCGACGCGCTGTCGCGCACCGACGGCGCGCAACTGGCGCTGACGATCGCAGGCGTCGCCGCCGCCCGCGCGCTGATCGCCGAGGGCGCGGCGATCGACGTCGTCGCGGGACACTCCGTCGGCGCCTTTCCGGCGGCGGTGGTGGCCGGCGCGCTGTCGTTCGAGCAAGCGCTGGCGCTCGTCGCGCTCCGCGGACGGCTGATGGCGGAGAGCCACCCGCAAGGCTTCGGCATGACGGCTATCATCGGCCTCCGCGAAGCAGCCGTCGCGCGCCTCGTCGAGCAGGCGCGCGAGGCCGGGCCGGTCTATCTCGCGAACCGCAACGCGGAGCTGCAGATCGTGGTGTCCGGCGCGGAGGCTGCGCTCGTCCGCGTCGCGGAGCTCGCGCTCGACGCCGGCGCGCGGAAGGCGGAGCGGCTGAACGTGCGGACGCCCTCCCACTGCCCGCTGGTCGCGCCGGTCGCCGAACGCTTGAGGGAGGCCCTGCGCGACGTGCGTCTGAGCGCCCCGGCGATCGCCTATGTCAGCGCGCGCCGCGCGCGGCCGCTGCGGACCCTCGAGGCGATCGGCGACGATCTCGCGACCAACGTCGCCGAACCCGTCCGCTGGCGCGACGCCGCGCGGCTGCTGGGCGAGCTCGGGATGGAGCTCGCGTTCGAAACGCCGGCCGGCTCCACGCTCGGCGACCTCACGGCGGAGACGCTTCCGCAGGTCAGGACCTGCGCGCTGGACCAGGTCTCGTTGCGGTCGGCCTGCGTCCTCGCCGTCGCTTCCCGCGGATAA
- a CDS encoding NAD(+)/NADH kinase — protein MATNAPRAVFVTRETDYELLLARHATRGQAKFFLDSRGQDIDVLEDRHRQMHATLHAARAAAPGDWRQAAVTRADLDRFLFGPEDVIVVVGQDGLVANVAKYLDGQPVLGLNPAPDLYDGVLARISLPRFAPLLPASVAGRAPAERRTMVEARLDSGERLLALNEVFVGHHSHQSARYRIACDGAAEDHSSSGLIVASGTGATGWARSIMEATRHTVPLDPQERAVAFFVREPFPSVATGTTLRAGKLEAAPLAVTSRMNDGGVIFADGIEQDFLAFDWGRGVTLGPAAQTLNLVTG, from the coding sequence ATGGCGACCAACGCCCCGCGCGCGGTGTTCGTCACCCGCGAAACCGACTACGAGCTGCTGCTCGCGCGCCACGCCACGCGCGGGCAGGCCAAGTTCTTTCTCGACTCCCGCGGCCAGGACATCGACGTGCTGGAGGACCGGCACCGCCAGATGCATGCGACGCTCCACGCGGCGCGGGCCGCGGCGCCCGGCGACTGGCGGCAGGCGGCGGTCACGCGCGCCGACCTCGACCGCTTCCTGTTCGGCCCGGAGGACGTGATCGTCGTCGTGGGGCAGGATGGGCTCGTCGCCAATGTCGCCAAGTACCTCGACGGCCAGCCGGTGCTGGGCCTCAACCCCGCGCCCGACCTCTACGACGGCGTGCTGGCGCGCATTTCCCTCCCGCGCTTCGCGCCGCTGCTGCCGGCGAGCGTCGCAGGCCGAGCGCCGGCCGAGCGGCGGACCATGGTCGAGGCCCGGCTCGACAGCGGCGAGCGTCTGCTCGCGCTCAACGAGGTGTTCGTCGGCCACCACAGCCACCAGTCCGCGCGCTACCGCATCGCCTGCGATGGCGCGGCCGAGGACCACTCGTCGAGCGGGCTCATCGTCGCGTCCGGCACCGGCGCGACCGGCTGGGCGCGCTCGATCATGGAGGCGACGCGCCACACCGTGCCGCTTGACCCGCAGGAGCGCGCCGTCGCCTTCTTCGTGCGCGAGCCGTTTCCGAGCGTGGCGACCGGCACGACGTTGCGCGCCGGCAAGCTCGAGGCCGCTCCGCTCGCCGTCACCTCGCGGATGAACGACGGCGGGGTGATCTTCGCCGACGGGATCGAGCAGGACTTCCTGGCGTTCGACTGGGGCCGCGGCGTCACGCTCGGCCCCGCCGCGCAGACCCTCAACCTCGTCACGGGGTGA
- a CDS encoding SPFH domain-containing protein produces MASIRNLGFLAQLRSDASNHVIRYRNGRIRQSGRGLVFWFRPETASIAELPMDDREMTVFVRGRSQDFQSVAIQGALTWRVANPELLASRVDFSLGLATGVYQSEPLQRIETRLAGLVNQAALQYLAQAPVRALLDSGPEPLRHQLEAALGADPALNEIGITVAAVRLTNLAPSSELERALQTPTFEALQQKADQATFERRALAVEKERAIAENELANRTELARREMLLITQEAENARNRATGLAEAQQVEAAAEADRIRTVESAKAEAEQARMTIYRDLPPAVMLGLAARELAGKLETIEHLNVTPDLLAAVLGEFRRGVASLPAR; encoded by the coding sequence ATGGCGTCGATCAGAAATCTTGGATTCCTGGCGCAGCTGCGCAGCGACGCGAGCAATCACGTCATCCGCTACCGCAACGGCCGCATCCGCCAGAGCGGGCGCGGGCTCGTCTTCTGGTTCCGCCCGGAGACCGCGAGCATCGCCGAGCTGCCGATGGACGATCGGGAGATGACGGTCTTCGTCCGGGGCCGCAGCCAGGACTTCCAGAGCGTCGCGATCCAGGGCGCGCTGACGTGGCGCGTCGCGAACCCCGAGCTGCTCGCGTCCCGAGTCGACTTCAGCCTGGGCCTCGCCACCGGCGTTTACCAGAGCGAGCCGCTCCAGCGGATCGAGACCCGGCTTGCCGGCCTGGTCAATCAGGCGGCGCTGCAGTACCTCGCGCAGGCGCCGGTGCGCGCGCTGCTCGACTCCGGCCCTGAGCCGCTCCGTCATCAGCTCGAGGCGGCGCTCGGCGCCGATCCCGCGCTGAACGAGATCGGCATTACGGTCGCCGCGGTCCGCCTGACCAACCTCGCGCCGTCGAGCGAACTCGAGCGCGCGCTGCAGACCCCGACCTTCGAGGCGCTCCAGCAGAAGGCCGACCAGGCCACCTTCGAGCGCCGCGCGCTTGCGGTCGAGAAGGAGCGGGCGATCGCCGAGAACGAACTCGCCAACCGGACGGAGCTCGCCCGCCGCGAGATGCTGCTCATCACCCAGGAGGCGGAGAACGCGCGCAACCGCGCGACGGGCCTCGCCGAGGCGCAGCAGGTGGAGGCCGCGGCGGAAGCCGATCGCATCCGCACGGTCGAAAGCGCGAAGGCGGAGGCCGAACAGGCGCGGATGACGATCTACCGCGACCTGCCGCCCGCCGTGATGCTCGGCCTCGCCGCGCGCGAGCTTGCGGGCAAGCTGGAGACGATCGAACACCTCAACGTCACGCCCGACCTGCTCGCCGCCGTGCTCGGCGAGTTCCGGCGAGGGGTGGCCAGCCTGCCGGCGCGCTGA
- a CDS encoding NUDIX domain-containing protein — protein sequence MTEAEFLEGYDPRGYERPSVAVDLILMSVVAGRPAALLLRRDEHPHLGRWALPGGFVAIDESLDAAARRVLDAKARMTDAYVEQLYTFGAVDRDPRTRIISVAYFALLPAARFAAALKAAPELTLAELVVPWTGEAGGPVEARSADGDALPLAFDHAEMLGLAMLRLRGKLDYSGVAFALLPELFTLRALQDVHEAILGVRVNKPAFRRRMLDTGRLEATGERETGASFRPAELFRYRQTMPEQE from the coding sequence GTGACCGAGGCGGAATTTCTCGAAGGGTACGACCCGCGCGGCTACGAGCGGCCGTCGGTGGCGGTCGATCTGATCCTGATGAGCGTGGTCGCCGGCCGTCCGGCCGCGCTGCTGCTCCGCCGCGACGAGCACCCGCACCTCGGCCGTTGGGCGCTGCCCGGAGGTTTCGTCGCGATCGACGAGAGCCTCGACGCCGCGGCGCGCCGCGTGCTTGACGCCAAGGCGCGGATGACCGACGCCTATGTCGAGCAGCTCTACACCTTCGGCGCCGTCGACCGCGACCCGCGCACGCGGATCATCAGCGTCGCCTATTTCGCGCTGCTGCCGGCCGCCCGCTTCGCAGCGGCGCTGAAGGCCGCGCCGGAGCTGACCCTGGCCGAGCTGGTCGTGCCGTGGACGGGGGAAGCGGGCGGTCCGGTCGAGGCGCGCTCGGCCGACGGCGACGCGCTGCCGCTCGCCTTCGATCACGCCGAGATGCTCGGCCTCGCGATGCTGCGGCTGCGCGGAAAGCTCGACTATTCCGGCGTCGCCTTCGCGCTGCTGCCCGAGCTGTTCACGCTGCGCGCGCTGCAGGACGTCCACGAAGCGATCCTCGGGGTGCGCGTGAACAAGCCCGCCTTCCGCCGCCGCATGCTCGACACCGGGCGGCTGGAGGCGACCGGCGAGCGCGAGACGGGGGCCTCGTTCCGCCCGGCCGAACTCTTCCGCTACCGCCAGACCATGCCAGAACAGGAGTAA
- a CDS encoding exopolysaccharide biosynthesis protein produces the protein MTDVASSPPPSSVRAEDPKEPRRGFSQVLRELADSQHERISIGRILEAFGDRAFGALLLLFALPNALPMPPGTSAILGAPLFFIALQLMIGAQRLWLPRFITERSLKREDFRALAAKVEPWVAKLERLLKPRAEVMTSYVADRFTGLACFVLALILVLPIPFGNMPPAIAISAFALGLIERDGVAIGVGWAATVASFAILAAFSTAIVKLIEAFAQPVLSFFGF, from the coding sequence GTGACCGACGTCGCCAGCTCCCCGCCGCCCTCCTCCGTGCGCGCTGAAGATCCGAAGGAGCCGCGCCGCGGCTTCTCCCAGGTGCTGCGCGAGCTCGCCGACAGCCAGCACGAGCGCATCAGCATCGGGCGCATCCTAGAGGCCTTCGGCGACCGCGCCTTCGGCGCGCTCCTGCTGCTGTTCGCGCTGCCGAACGCGCTGCCGATGCCGCCGGGCACCTCCGCCATCCTCGGGGCGCCGCTGTTCTTCATCGCGTTGCAGCTGATGATCGGCGCCCAGCGACTCTGGCTGCCGCGCTTCATCACCGAGCGCTCGCTGAAGCGGGAGGACTTCCGCGCGCTCGCCGCGAAGGTCGAGCCCTGGGTCGCGAAGCTCGAGCGGCTGCTCAAGCCGCGCGCGGAGGTCATGACGAGCTACGTCGCCGACCGGTTCACCGGGCTCGCCTGCTTCGTGCTGGCGTTGATCCTGGTGTTGCCGATCCCCTTCGGCAATATGCCCCCTGCGATTGCGATTTCCGCCTTCGCGCTCGGACTCATCGAGCGCGACGGCGTCGCGATCGGCGTCGGATGGGCGGCGACCGTCGCGAGCTTCGCGATCCTCGCCGCCTTCTCCACGGCGATCGTCAAGCTGATCGAAGCCTTCGCTCAGCCTGTTCTCAGCTTCTTCGGATTCTGA